The proteins below come from a single Paramormyrops kingsleyae isolate MSU_618 chromosome 25, PKINGS_0.4, whole genome shotgun sequence genomic window:
- the LOC140583120 gene encoding N-lysine methyltransferase KMT5A-A-like produces the protein MDVQAVFDQVLRTHPVTLDGDIPDKTARSQTSGRFQRQLYDRWLKAQMRMRVRHVLSHFGRQQPTESRVDAWIRNQGWKSNVPSAASVLKDWRPVGSVDTAVDSSHIQELIHNQKWKGLVVMDIVGKGKGVCATRQFQAGEVVCDYHGPVVTATEGQRIHSSTKEEESGYMFFFRNSHKSECACHPGIQPFGRLINHSHKKANLRPRLYSPAVGGQDVILLLALNRINDGEELLFDYGVQRKSFRGEGLRTIENM, from the exons atggatgtccaggcagTGTTCGATCAGGtccttcggacccaccccgtgaccctggatggcgacatcccagacaagacagcacgctcgcagacgtcaggccggtttcagcggcagctctatgatcgctggctgaaggcccagatgaggatgcgcgtacggcatgtcttgt cacactttggcagacagcagcccaccgagtcccgggtcgacgcttggatcaggaaccaaggctggaaaagtaacgttcccagcgcggccagcgttctgaaggactggagaccagtgggttcggtggacactgccgtggactctagccacatccaggagctcatccacaaccagaagtggaagggacttgtggtgatggacattgtggggaaggggaagggagtctgcgccacccggcagttccaggctggtgaggtggtgtgtgactaccacgggccggtagtcacagccactgagggccagcggattcactcatcgacgaaggaagaagaatctggctacatgttcttcttccggaacagccataagtctgagtgtgcctgtcacccgggcatacagccttttggccggctgattaatcattcccataagaaggccaacctccggccaagactgtacagcccagccgtcgggggacaggacgttattttgcttttggccctgaacaggattaatgatggggaggaactgttgttcgattatggggtgcagaggaaatcgttcaggggagagggactgagaaccattgagaacatgtag